A segment of the Aptenodytes patagonicus chromosome 3, bAptPat1.pri.cur, whole genome shotgun sequence genome:
CTCAAGTGAAGACTCCAGCTGCTGTAGTCTGATAAAAGCAGTTACAAGGGCCAAGTTACTGAGCAGTGAGCAAAGTGCTAGAAAATGATGGGCTGGTACCTTTCAAATGTGAGCCATTTAAAATCAGTACTGTTGCTTCCAGTGCAAACTTTGCCTGTGCATTGAAGTTTCATAGTCCCAGTAGCAATGCCATCAACCTTGTCTACAGTAATGGTGAAAATGTTGCTACTATCAATCTGTTTACTCCTCGGGCATATTTGGCAGCCAAGGGAATAACCCTGACTGTTGGTAACCGGGCTGTTTCTTCACTAAGTGGGTAAATATCAATgcataaaaagagcaaaaattgaCTTCTAATTTAAATTATatgcactttttctttaaaaaagcaaaccaattTAAATCCCAAATTATTATAACCTTTATGAATTCCTAAGttttaaaaaagctattaaaataacaTAGATAAAATGCCGTGATTTCAGATAGTTCATTCTTGCTGTTGGAGTTGTAAATTCTAGTCACCAAGCCAGTAGCATCACTAGCTTAGCATCTGGAATCAGAATGGTGGAGCTGCCAGATCAGCTCTTGCCACCTGCATCTTCCTCTGAATATGCAGGGAACGTATTTTCCTCGGTCGGTTCATTCAGCTAATTCAGCTCAGTCACTTGTGCATTTCAAGTTAAGAAATCAGAGGTTGAGCACCCCCGATTTAGACAGAGGTTAGATACTCTGAGCCTGGAACGTGCCATCCAAGTTCTGCTCTAAAACTACACCTGTAACTTGTTAAACTGTTCTGTCCATGCTCTAATTTGTGATGTAATGAGTAGATCCTCCTTTCTTCACTCCCCGGGAATTGAACGTCACAACTATGTCAGTCCAAATGACCCGAAAGGTACTGGGCATCAATGGACTTTATTCCCTCCATTGAACCCCCAGGCACACAGGGAACAAACATTGCTGGTTCATTACTTTAATAACAGTGTGTGGGATGTTCACATAAAACAGAGCAGAACTgtaataaaaccataaaaaaaaaaaaagctaaatattaaGGCTGAAAAGTTTGAATTTAGACATGTCCATGGGTATAGATTTAGGGATGCCGAGATCTAAACTTGATATTGATTTTAAGCATTCATGTTTCAATGAAAAGTAGGAGGGGAAAACAGGAATTAGAAAAAGTAATTATGATACTACCTTGATCTGTTTGCAAGAGATATTAACAGAGAATGGATTTTTTCTGTCTAGGTCCAATGAAGCTGATGGTCCTCATGCTCCTCGGAGCGTAAAGTATTATGGCCAAACTGGTAAGTGATTAATTTAATCGTATTTCTTAAAAGTGTGAGGGGCTGAAGAGTAGCAATATTAAACCTAAAGTGGGGAATTACCTGTATTCTGGGTAATTGGAAAAATTTTCACCATTCATTCTGATTCCTTAGAAAATTACAGGAATGCTCACAGAGAGTCTCAGAAGACTTCACATTCTTGTATGTTTAAATTTTCTACAGTGACCTGATGCATTTAGAAAGTGGTATTAAAAATCGCTTAGTGTACATCATTCTGCCACATTcccagggttttgttttcttaatagaCTATTATTAAGGCGTGAATGGACACATTTGATTCAATTTTGTTGTTGATATATTGCATCATTGTAATAATGAAAGGTAAGTCTTCACTCTTTATTTTCACTTAAGGGCTCTTCTGGTTGACTGCACGCTCCCTCGGAGTGTCCAACCCTCACCCCCCTGActgggcagagaggaaaggacttcaaggaaaatatttattttaaatccacGCTATCTGCTTGTTGGGAACTTGTTAGTCCTATGAGTTAAGCAGCCTTCACTGGGGTCAGTATTTAGATAGGAGGTTATCCAGGAACATGGAAGTGCTACAGGAAATGTTTGAGGTTTTTGTACAGAAGTCTCGTCTCTCTTCAGTGTAAACAACGCCTTCTTTGGGTGTGGAAGGACCCCAATGCTTAGGGTCCTAAATGTCTGTAAGATGTAAAATTGGTATCTTAACTGTGCATTGTCTTTTAAGACCTAATGGTACTTTGCAAGGGAAAGAGCAGTCACACCAAAATCCACTTAACAGTGGATTCCTGTGCAGTTTTAGTGATGTGAATTCCTCACGTCGTAGTCTCATTTGCTGGAGAGCATTGTGTATTATAAGTCGTTGCTTTGATTCACTTCAAATGCTGGTATATTTTAATGGTGAGCAAATATATTCTTGTTCATTGTTGTAACGTCATTTTTAATGTTATGCATCAGCTTTGGTTTCTTTGAATGACAGCTTAAACAGACCCAGTTGTGGCCTAGGAAGAAACTACCTGGATGTAGGAATTTATAGCTACAGCTAATGGCAACTTTTCACTGGTGGCAGCTGGTGTAATTAAGAGCTGTCCTTAAACCACTCTCATTTATGCAGATGGACTGGCTCAGCACCCGGCTGGCTGGCTGAAGGAagttttaaagaatgttttgtgACCGATCTGCATCAGAATACTGTATATTGACGTGGTTATTAGGACATTTACTGTAGAAATGGACTGTTTGGATTTACCAAGATGATGTTGGGGGcataaaaaaaagtggaaaaattgGCTCCATCTAAGTTGGCTTATGGGATGTTAGAAACAATTCCAGGATAGGAAGTGCCCGGAACACTAAAGAATATAAAAGGTTTAAAAAGCTACTGTCAAGAAAATGTTAATTCTTGCAGAGAACCAGGCTGAAAGGCAGGCCCCACAGAAGATTCTGATAAAGCTGAACCTGACTCAGTCATCACCAAGAGATGGTAATCCCTCTGTACTATTGCTTTAACACTTTTCCCCTCCGTATGCTGCGTTTGTATTGATAAACTAGGCAGTGATTTTGTCACAGTATCCCACTACTGATGTTGAAAAGAAGTACAGCAGGTGTTCAAACAAAGACAAACCTGCTAGGTAAATATGCTTGATGCCCAAGGCACTGCAGCACAGGCAtaagctgaaaacaaaagaatcaCAGAGTTTTATCCTTCCAGAGATAAAGACATGATGCCTGAAACCTGGAGGATTGTACTTCGAGCTTAAAAGGAGGGACAGAAATCCAACCATCCTTGCAATTTTAACTCcatctttttaaattactgtctGAGAccaaatgttttttcctgtttgatcCCGCTGTGAAGTGATAATACTGCATTTGTCCCATCACAATTATTTTCCTAGTCTACGATACGCTGTGATACCATATTACTTCTGCGTAAGATCAAGAAGAAGGTCACAgtggacagaaaaaaatccaaccagtACATAGCCATTGTCAGCACCGCTGTGGAAATTCAGAAACACACTGACAGGTGTTTCTTTTTCACGTGCTAAATGCTTTTCTTCCTAAGTTCGCTATATGAAAACATCTCATGGAAACTAAGTTTGTGAATTAACTTGCTGAATATCTGCAAAATACTCCTACTTGTTGACAACCTTCATATAAGAATTGTAAAATATCTTTCTAAAGAGCTAAAAGGAAGCGTGTTTTGCAGTATAGTTTCAGTACTGGAGAGCTGTATTTTCCTCTCGCTTGTTAATTTGACTTGCTCAGGCTATCTGGAACTCCCTTCCTGTTTCCCTCCAAGACCTTTAGTcacttcctttctctttgaaatgaaaaaaacctttcatttctctttaacTGATGATGGATTCTCTTACAAGCATTCTGATAAAATCAGCCAAATTATATATAGATTTTTCCTACTTGTAGGTGACCAAAAATCACTGCAGTTAGGTATGTTAAAATTAGTTTCAGCGCTGTGTCTGTACTCAGAATTTTACAAATTTTTAAAGGTACCTTGTTGCCTTAGGGTATATTTTAATGGAATgttaaaattccattttcttgTTTAACCAAGAGATGCGAAAAATAGATTGGCTGGTGAAATTATATCAATCAAAGTATTTTTACTTGCTATGCAAAAAGCGCAGATTTACAATACAAAAGTAAAAGTCTATTTACTTTCCGGGTATGTAATAAATGAGTACACTGATTTTCCAATCCGATTTAAAaaatttttcaaagctgatttttccttttagcaaaatatttcaggCCAACCAGCTACTGTGAATGGGGTAAAATGCCACTGAAGATTACAGACCTCTATTCATCAGTAAGGTCATTAAATCtggcctgttttttttctcagatagaAGCCATCACCAGATTGTTACTCATTTCTTAATGCAATTTAGCATATTAAGCTTCTTCAAAGAGCAAAAATGTTCTGAGAATTTACGTCACCCAGAACGGAGTGCTCTCCCCCATGTACATTCTCCACATTGACTAGGTGGTAGGAAAAGAGAGGAAGTATTGTTAAGATTTTCTTTGCGTGGACTTACACCGTGGCAGCTGTGTGTAAGACACTGGGTAGACATAGCAATCGCTAagtaaaaaaaagactgaaggtATCGGTTTGTATCTTAAATCATGAACCAAATTAATTACCGGCTCGGTGAAGTGGAAGTGCTGGTACTGGAGTTCCAGCAGAGATCTAGGGCTGTGATCCTCCACGTCAGGACCCACCCTTTCTACCAGATCAAAAATACCATTCAGGGGTAATCGACATCTCGGTGAAGTTCAAGGTTGATACCTGAGCTGACCGAGCTGAACGTTGGGTTACACTCTGTCCGAAGTAGTGTAATATAAATTTCAGTGAGGGTGATGGGAGCCACTGGGCCTGTTCTGTCTTTATTTATGCGTATGTAGTCCACTGGCTGTAACAGAGTTGCAACAATAAAACTAGGAATACAGTTTAGCCCAAACTTCCATGTTTTATATTTAACAATACGTTGAATCTAATCCGCCCATCCTGCTGCCACTGCAACATCCCTTATATAGCTGTAAAAAGGGCTGACTTGAAAATATACACAGATGATTTGTCAATAGAAGATACAAAATCTTAGGGGAAAGGAATGAAATCTCAAGACCTCACAGGTTGTTAAGTGCTTATTCACCTGCCGTGAAATTTTTATCTCCATCAGGATAACAGTGTTGCCTTCACTgcatttataaaaatgcttttcacatTCCTTCTAGTCATTTCTGGTAGAGATAGGGAATATTGATGTCTTTGTACATCCTTGAAAAAAGTCTCATCTGGAACTTCCTGTGCCCGAACGGAGACTGGATCGGGTGCAGGGAGAGGCTGCTGGGAGGAGCAAGGGAAAGGGTGACAGCAGAGCTTCTCTAGCTTTAGCTTCAGAAAGCAAGGGCTGGacaaaatgtgttcttttaaGCAGgttagaaattaaaattcagagatttaatttaaattaaagggAAAAGGGCGTACATTGGCCTTGAGCAAATTAAGACTGGAAGTTAGAAGAAGGTGTCTAGTTGTTTAGAAAATGGGATATTTTAGAACGGCCTTCCCAATACAAATAGCAGCAACGACCCACCCCCACTCAAATATTTGGGTTCAGACAGTTCATGCAAAGAATATGATACGTTTTTCTGAGACAAGAGAGGACTCAATGCTGGGACCCCTTAGAGTCCCTCCATTCGTGTGTTGCCatcctgtttttcagaaagtgaCTGAATGCTGGAGATCTAACCCCAGTTTCATGCTAGAGACTCTTCCCTCCACGGTATGAAACGTAGCTGCCCCCTCACCACCTCCACGCATTCAGATACGACCAACAGAGCCCACTCGGGAACTTCTGATGCCAGGGCGTCAGTCATTCTGCTTACGGGGACCCGAATATGCCTCTCTGCATAGACGGCACCCTACATGGCAGAACGGAAGTGACAGGAGAGTTGTGGTTCCTCTTCCTTAAGTTCTTGTGTCTCACTGAACTCGCAGTTTGCTTGCCCTGAACGTTTCCGTGAACTGATCTCTTCGTACGGGCACACGTGGGGGAACGACATCATCTGTGGGTTAAAAATCCATAGTAATGTTGGAATAGTATTAAATATAGAATTGTAAGTCCTTTTGGTCTTGTGGTAGCTGCGTGGGTGGAAATTACATCCACATATACACCATTTTAGTTAAATTGTTACCCTAAGGGCTTTGGCCAATGTTCCGCCTCTGAGCAGAAAGCAAGAGACCACACCAGACTCTAACACAGAGATATACGCCAATTTTTGCATTGTGAACGAGCCACCATTTTTTCCTGCACAAGTTGCataattcaaattttaaagaGCTGGTTAGATCTGTTCAGATGGCCGACTTAACTAATACGAGCGGTTAAACAAGTTTGTCTCTTCTGAAAATGTCTGccctctgtttttttcagacacaGTAAGTTTTTTGCACCGTCTTTTGGCTAAAACTCCCATTGCCCTCGGAGGAAGGCGCTGACCGGCTCCGCTTCCCACCCCAGGGGCGATGTTCCTGCCTGCGCCGGCCTGCGCGGAGCCCCAGGAGAAGGCGCGGGACGGGGAAGGAGCCTCGCCGCCTCCCGGCCCGGCAGCGCGGAGCCCCCCCGGGATGCCTCGGGACCCTTCGGTCACACCCAGGGTGAGAGAAACCGGGTTACGGTTGATCGGTGCCTGGCAGCGGGGGTCCCCGCGGAGCCCAGTGATACCCTGTCCTTTTTTAATAGCTACGGGTTTCTGgcccctgtttaaaaaaaacgaAAAAAAGTAACACCGGTCCTGGCGGAGGAAAGTGATGAATCACGACACGCACTCACAAGATGTCGTCACGCTGCCGCCCGAGCCCGGCCCGCGGAGGGATGcagggctcccccccccccgccccgttaaCGCGAGGGGCCCCGGGCTGCGCCCCCCACCCCGCCACGTCCCCGCAGGCCCGTTCCGCAGGGGGCGCGGCGGCCCccagcgccgcccccgccgccgggcccccggCCGCCGCGCAGGTGTGGcccgcccgcccccagccccgcgggccgcccccgccccaccCTGGCCccgggggcagcccccgccccgaccccgcgggcagcccccgccccgccccgccccgccccaccctggccccggccccggcggcagccgccgccccgcccccggccccgcgggcagcccccgccccaCCTGGCCCCGGCTccgggggcagccccggccccgggggccgcccccgccccaccccgcATTTTCCGCGCTGAACTTTACCCGACTTCTACATCCCCACTTCGCCGGCCCTcgcgccccgccccccgcgctgcATATTCATGAGGTGGCCGCACCCGGCGCCGCGCCTCATTGGcggtcccgcccccccccccctcctacTGGCCGTCGCCGCCGTCGCTcagcgccgcggcgggcgggcggggcggggcaggcggCCGCGCCCCACCGCCTCCCCCACCGGTGACTCAACAGGGCGTGGAGTCCGGGtcccgcagcggcggcggcagcgcagCCCTCGCCCTCCCCCCGCAGCCGGCAGAGGCACAGCCCCAGCGCCGCGCACTCATTGTTCCAGCCCCAGGCACCATGGACGAGCTGGACCAGTCGTCTCtggtctcctcctcctcctcctccgggccaGCGCGGCCGCAGCAGCCCCAGTTCAACTACCAGTTCGTGCTCGacgacgagaaggaggaggaggaagaagaggaggaagaggaggacgaggacgaAGACTTCGACGAGCAGCTGGAGGTGATGGAGAGGAagcccgccgcggctcccgcccccgccgcagCCCTGCAGGAGCGGCCGCCGCAGCTGCTGGACCTCggcggccccgccgagccgccccGCCCCACCGCTCCGGAGCCACCGCAGCCTGACTGGAGCCCCCCGGGagccgtctcctcctcctcctcctcctccgccacCACGCCGTCCCCCGCGCAGGAGCAGccctcggccccagcccggcccgctCAGCCCCAGGCGCCCGAGCCCGCCGCCACCCCCCGGAGAAGAGGGTCCTCCTCCGGCTCGGCTGGTGAGTGCctccgccccggggccggggagggtggcggccgggcggggggcagcggtCCTCGCAGCGGGGCGCCTCCGCCCGAATCGCTCCGGTTCTCGCTCCCCGCTGCCCCGCCGGGAGGCTCCCTTTGTCTCCCGGCCCTCGGCCGCCTCTCTGCGGCATCGCTCCCTCCCCTCAGCCGCGCCGgggcgcggccccgctccccgtgGCCCCGCCGCAGCTCATGCGGGAAAAAgggctccccctccccctcgctttttttttttttttttttaatttcttctctttccctcctcctcccctctctgtTATGCTAATGGCGGGAGGGGGGAagcgccgccccggccgccgcctcgcACATGGGCCGCCTGGGGGCGAGGCCGCCGCCTGGCAACGGCCGCGTcgcgggggggtgcggggggcagAGCCTGAGGTAACGGCCGCGGCCGCCCCTctggggccgcgccgcccgcgcggGTCCGGCCGGTTCTTCCTTCCCCCGGCGCAAAAACCTGCCTGCGGCGCAGCTGCTGCCTTCCCGTCCCCTCGCCGCGTTGTCCCGGGCACGGTTCACCCGCAGGGCGGCCCGACGTGGCGGCCTCcggggctgggcgcggggggcggcgggcagccgcTGCGgcgtgggggaggagggaaatagAGATGCTTTCAACCTTACTCATTTTAAACAAATCACCTCGCTGGGAGGGGCGAGGGAGAGGAATTAAGGAGCagcgctgcctcctttcctaGACCTGCCTCGCGGAGGCAGGGAGCCAGGGGAAAGGTGAGGGGATGGGCTCCTCTGCGGGCCTGGCAGGGCGTGCGGCCCTGCGGCCGGCAGCCCTTTGTGGGGAAACGCCGCTCTCCGGCTTCAGACAATGAATCTTAAACCCCAAGAGGGAATGTAAGCTGGTGAAGTACGTATGGAAGCACAAAAGGCGTGCAGGCTGCTCGCTGCTGTAGGTGTGGCAGTACTGGGAGAAAAACGTCAACCTCGCGTCCTCTGTATGCCTCCTGGATGGCTGCAGCTAGCCGTAGCTGTGGTCTGGGGCTTGTCTAAGGGAATCACCCCTTAACGTTGGGGTACCCTGAGTTCAAAACTGCTGTAGCAGAGGGCGTGCCGCCCCCTGAACGATTGCCAGGGCTGCCAGAGTGCCAAAACCCTTCTTGCGAGGTCTAATCTAGGAGGTGACCCAGCATGACTAATGTGTTGCATGCGGATTGCGACTGTGCCTTGGCTCTGCTTTTGCTTAGCTCAAAATACAAGAGCTAACTTGAGGCCATTACAACGGTGAAAATGAACAAATCAAAGTGCCTTATCATGATGGTGCATGCTCATCTTCATTGCTTTTGTCATATCGGTACATTGTATATGTTCTAAAGGTGCAGGATTTCAGTAACAATTTGATGTCATGGTATGAGTGAGCATGATACTCAAGATTTAatcaaaaaaagcatttggaataATAACAAAAGAAGGCCTGTTAAACCTGAATTGAattttgttgggggggggagtTTCACAATGCATTTTATTGTGACAGGACTTTATAGTTAGTTGTGCTGTTGTCTTTCAGGAAGCCTACTTTTTTTGTCCTTCTGGTAGCTCTCTGTGTAGCAATATGctgaggagattttttttttttttatttccgcCATTTGGAGGACATGATGACAAAAGCTTGCAACAGATTTAAGAGGAGGGATCCTATATGATGGGTGAACAGAAATTTTTCTAGGCGAGTTGTTTGAGTGGAGCTGTGGAAGGTTTGAGCAGAACAGAATGAAAGGAATAGGATCAACCAAATCTTGCTGTTGCTTTGAAAAGTAGGGATAAAAGTGTGATTTCCAGAGCTGATTTGTTTTTCTACTCCCTGACCCCTGAAGGATAAGGCAAGGAGCACAGTAATTCCTGAAATATATCTTCTCTATTAGAGTAGAGGAGACCTAATTGTGTGAGAATTGGGTGGTGTAGCTGAGAAGTGGTGTCAGAGTTACTTTATAAGACCTGATTGGAGGGGATGGAATTTATCAGCGATAATTAGTTTAGAGCTCTGAAGAGAGGACCGGCGTCTCTGGGAGGCCTGTTTTCCAAAGACAGGGTGTTGTAACACATAATGCTCATCTAATGATGGGTTGGAGTATTATAGGCTATGTTTTAAGAACTCGAAACTCGTAGATGAGAACAACTTATTCTGATGAAAGCATTGTCTAGCTATGTCACGAATACTTTGGTCCTCTCACATGCAGGCGTACTTAGTTTTAACACCAGCTGCTagatgaaagactgaaaaatacttGATGTTCAAATGGGTGCTTAGCATACTCAAAACCATCtcaatcaaaatatttaacttggGTCCAGATTAGTTCACTTTCAGTCTTGCTGTGAAATCGGCAGAATCAGATCGATGCCTGCAACTTGCGGCAGGGTGACTATGGCATGGACAGCCACGTGATTGGGATGGTTCCCTCTCTTCCGGAGGGTCACGTTTTCATTTACTTTCAGCTCTGTTGTATGATTTTAAGGTATAAGTGAAGAATTGCAGCTCACAATCTAGAAGctttgaaaatattctatt
Coding sequences within it:
- the RTN4 gene encoding reticulon-4 isoform X2 codes for the protein MFLPAPACAEPQEKARDGEGASPPPGPAARSPPGMPRDPSVTPRGVESGSRSGGGSAALALPPQPAEAQPQRRALIVPAPGTMDELDQSSLVSSSSSSGPARPQQPQFNYQFVLDDEKEEEEEEEEEEDEDEDFDEQLEVMERKPAAAPAPAAALQERPPQLLDLGGPAEPPRPTAPEPPQPDWSPPGAVSSSSSSSATTPSPAQEQPSAPARPAQPQAPEPAATPRRRGSSSGSAVVDLLYWRDIKKTGVVFGASLFLLLSLTVFSIVSVTAYIALALLSVTISFRIYKGVIQAIQKSDEGHPFRAYLESDVAVSEELIQKYSNVVLGHVNGTVKELRRLFLVDDLVDSLKFAVLMWVFTYVGALFNGLTLLILALISLFSVPVIYERHQAQIDHYLGLMNKNVKDAMAKIQAKIPGLKRKTE